Proteins encoded by one window of Cannabis sativa cultivar Pink pepper isolate KNU-18-1 chromosome 4, ASM2916894v1, whole genome shotgun sequence:
- the LOC133028906 gene encoding cytochrome P450 71B34-like, with the protein MQMAMDAQLGFLVSLLLLFIPLLIFLVKKITKKQNKNLPPSPPKLPIIGNLHQLGSLPHQSLCQLSKEYGSVMLLHLGNLPAVIVSSAEAAKQVMKTHDLGSCSRPQLHGPKQLTYNYHDLAFSPYGEYWREIRKICVLELFSVKRVNSYQSIREEEVTKLINSISHHSSSSPGAPVDLTKKLFTLTASIIFRIAFGTTFQDAKFSEEKFHDMILEISAILGSFCAAEYFPYVGWIVDKLSGLEQRSKRIFHKMDDFFQKVIDDHLNPGRVKQEHEEDIIDVLLKIVNEQTSYKAASLTIDNIKAVLLDMFQAGVDTGAITMVWAMAELAKKPKLMKKAQDEVRTCIGNKGKVSETDTDQLQYLKMIVKETLRLHPPVPMLVPRETISHFTANGYDIEPKTLLQVNAWAIGRDPKNWKDPEEFIPERFEDSSIDFKGQHFELLPFGSGRRACPAIYMGTTTVEFGLANLLYSFNWKLPDGMKEQDLNMEEIAGLSITNGKRTAVNLVPEKPF; encoded by the exons ATGCAAATGGCAATGGATGCTCAACTAGGTTTTCTTGTTTCTCTTCTCCTCCTCTTCATTCCATTATTGATTTTCCtggtaaaaaaaataacaaagaaacaaaacaagAACCTTCCACCAAGCCCTCCAAAGCTTCCCATCATAGGCAATTTACACCAGCTTGGTTCATTGCCTCACCAATCATTATGTCAACTCTCCAAAGAATATGGTTCAGTGATGCTTCTTCACCTCGGAAACTTGCCAGCTGTTATTGTCTCCTCTGCTGAAGCTGCAAAACAAGTGATGAAGACTCATGATCTCGGCAGTTGCAGCAGACCTCAATTACATGGTCCTAAGCAACTGACATACAACTACCATGACTTGGCATTTTCACCTTATGGAGAATATTGGAGAGAGATTAGGAAAATTTGTGTGCTTGAGCTCTTCAGTGTGAAAAGGGTAAATTCATACCAATCAATTAGAGAAGAGGAAGTTACTAAGCTCATCAACTCCATATCTCATCACTCCTCATCTTCTCCTGGTGCTCCTGTTGATCTTACTAAGAAGTTGTTTACTCTTACTGCTAGCATAATTTTCAGGATTGCTTTTGGGACAACTTTTCAAGATGCTAAATTTTCCGAGGAGAAATTTCATGacatgattttagagatttcaGCCATCCTGGGAAGTTTCTGTGCAGCTGAATACTTTCCATATGTGGGATGGATTGTTGACAAGCTTTCGGGTTTAGAACAAAGGAGCAAAAGGATTTTTCACAAGATGGATGATTTCTTTCAAAAAGTGATTGATGATCATCTTAATCCTGGGAGAGTAAAACAAGAGCATGAAGAAGATATTATTGATGTGCTTTTGAAAATAGTTAATGAGCAAACTAGTTATAAAGCAGCTTCACTGACCATAGACAATATCAAGGCAGTACTCTTG GACATGTTTCAAGCTGGGGTTGATACTGGTGCTATTACCATGGTGTGGGCAATGGCAGAGCTAGCCAAGAAACCCAAACTGATGAAGAAGGCACAAGATGAAGTTAGAACTTGTATTGGAAACAAAGGAAAAGTCTCAGAAACAGACACTGATCAGCTTCAATACCTCAAAATGATAGTAAAAGAAACTTTGAGATTGCATCCTCCAGTTCCTATGCTTGTTCCAAGAGAGACCATATCACATTTCACCGCCAATGGATATGACATTGAGCCGAAAACACTGCTCCAAGTGAATGCTTGGGCGATTGGACGAGACCCCAAGAACTGGAAGGATCCCGAAGAGTTCATCCCAGAGAGATTTGAGGATAGTTCCATTGATTTCAAAGGTCAACATTTCGAGCTGTTGCCATTTGGATCGGGGAGAAGAGCATGTCCTGCCATTTACATGGGAACAACAACAGTTGAATTTGGGCTTGCAAATCTCTTATACAGCTTTAACTGGAAATTGCCTGATGGAATGAAAGAACAAGATCTCAACATGGAAGAGATAGCTGGTCTTTCTATTACCAACGGTAAGAGAACTGCCGTCAACCTTGTCCCGGAGAAGCCCTTTTAA
- the LOC115712763 gene encoding uncharacterized protein LOC115712763, which yields MESPHNNNNNNAEAGDHDIINNDDGDDDVYHDIVSSNILDSGHCNILHVRPLLNIMDIIFNNGVTDHLSAQIFIMGNNMAATELPDHYQSMHKELPRRMIRAICEILNKCWDGGVDQIQMITKEILHITKQYKWDAKVVLVSLAFATSISQFPLVLCHYKTNPLANAVALLNQYFPHFSLEHEVVDAFFTLNKQILDVTTKVVDFYDFPLHNFFTDESPEILAANSYMPFAVYWIIRSIVVSLTQILTFTYKRIVLLKSEQLKSAKKLNDIKGRLLELIENRNRSAKNKKSSTADRYQELLEILLGSSSNTTDNSKTLNILFDKPGLHDCYYKKKVSNKDLTNKVVALFITDLENDLTTGAECAIIQQMYMEKWHNPSRISSNFEVVWVPINLDSNNSWSEENMELFKRLRDQMEWYSVEDPSKLDLMVVKFIIGHLNFLENPLLVILDTQGKIVHNNGIYMMCTWGSLAYPFTTHIEESLWEEMSWSIDLLVDNMDLNKDIWILEGKHICLYGGDDVKWIKKFIKTAKVVANTARVDLKFLYVGKSKLKKKLVKVIDIIRKETFSNSLDWNIIWYFWVRLESMLYSKKLHQRGNWDSILQGIITLLRFDSEHKNWAIISSESGEMVMADGQRMLMGLRELLKMKSRDKIKGCFVPALNEYINNTCSAPSAALDIFAITMSKKDYEVFNVVECILETSNLHDSKYRSVLFNFNYTHKAIFNDLYSKKRISNYNLRRKVVVLFITDLDPELPLGFEYAILKRIYHEKCNNPTKTESQFDLVWVPIMDHWASEDGKTFESLREHMEWYSVHHPLMVPLKVIRYIKEKWNFTKKPLIVVMDTQGKIVHRNPIHAMCIWGTQAFPFSTDQETLMWKNTKWSVDLLMDNLEPDMLNWVQENKHVCLYGSEDIDWIRNFTTVAKNVAREANITLELIYVGWSNPSDKEKVKNVIDIIVQENLSRTLEWDNMWYFWMRLESMSKSIKQHLKPKNMMNDPVIKGIDAMRGYGWGAVIGMGLSKMVISSNFCMLNALVSYDKWKSRKDVIGFVPALEEYINSWFRTFEYMSDDQHHVLRMHDDAYDLDRLRRYFVLLEQSLIEHVLEMIERKYSNNVPDNLKSLYTLFSFFFKYGKPQLYDGSTKTRYDDLEKLKGKVVALFITDVDVELTNRDEYLLMCQMYLEKKQCNNKYEVVWAPIKIFWDNDLVKLFMTMREKMECYTIYNSVALSPAIISSIIKKWKFNIEKPMVLVLDERGQYVHYNALYMMGIWGIRAYPFSYVREEELWEQNNCWNFNFILHRLHPDITNWMVEKRYICLYGGDDIGWIRKFTRAAKEVARRSHIPLELLYVGTRSKDPLANEKARLNIIDMVSNENLSVSLDIKLMRQFWMRIESMNYSKEQLMAEDLMSERIFEMFHYGSNEKGWALISRGEYDDVVMGNGDHMFLVFVEHLRWILREKRLGFLPALDVYLRKIQHDDMTQQITISFPPNFYISKLVCFVCGRVMSKYIMLVHSSDGE from the exons ATGGAATCACcacataataacaataataacaacgCAGAAGCGGGTGATCATGATATTATCAACaatgatgatggtgatgatgatgtaTATCATGACATTGTTAGTAGTAACATTCTTGACTCTGGACATTGTAATATTCTTCATGTAAGGCCTCTTCTTAACATTATGGATATCATCTTTAATAATGGCGTAACTGATCATCTTTCTGCTCAAATATTTATCATG ggTAACAATATGGCTGCAACCGAATTGCCTGATCATTATCAAAGCATGCACAAAGAACTTCCAAGAAGGATGATTAGAGCAATCTGTGAG ATACTGAACAAGTGTTGGGATGGTGGAGTAGATCAAATACAGATGATAACGAAAGAGATATTGCATATAACGAAGCAATACAAGTGGGATGCAAAGGTGGTGTTAGTCTCACTGGCTTTCGCAACGTCCATTAGTCAGTTTCCGCTTGTGCTGTGCCATTACAAGACCAATCCACTGGCCAATGCAGTTGCTCTTCTCAATCAATATTTTCCCCATTTTAGTTTGGAGCATGAAGTGGTCGATGCATTCTTTACACTCAATAAACAAATTCTTGATGTCACCACCAAAGTTGTCGATTTTTATGACTTTCCTCTTCATAACTTCTTTACTGATGAATCGCCTGAAATCTTGGCTGCCAATTCTTATATGCCCTTTGCTGTTTATTGGATCATTCGAAGTATTGTGGTTTCTCTAACACAAATTTTGACATTCACATACAAGAGAATCGT CTTGCTAAAATCAGAGCAATTGAAATCAGCTAAAAAACTCAACGACATAAAAGGCCGTCTTTTGGAGCTAATTGAAAACCGTAACAGATCTGCCA AAAACAAAAAAAGCAGTACTGCTGACAGATATCAagagttgttggaaattttatTAGGATCATCATCAAACACTACAGATAACTCAAAGACCTTGAACATTTTGTTTGACAAACCAGGACTTCATGACTGCTACTACAAGAAAAAG GTCTCTAATAAAGATTTGACTAACAAAGTTGTAGCATTGTTCATCACGGATTTGGAAAATGATCTCACAACTGGGGCTGAATGTGCAATCATTCAACAAATGTACATGGAAAAATGGCACAATCCATCACGTATATCAAGTAATTTTGAGGTTGTTTGGGTGCCAATTAACCTGGATTCTAATAACAGTTGGAGTGAGGAGAATATGGAATTGTTTAAGAGGCTAAGGGACCAGATGGAATGGTATTCAGTGGAAGATCCTTCAAAACTGGATTTAATGGTTGTTAAGTTCATCATTGGGCATTTGAACTTTTTAGAAAACCCTCTGTTAGTGATATTGGACACACAAGGAAAAATTGTACATAACAATGGAATATACATGATGTGTACATGGGGAAGCCTGGCATACCCTTTTACTACTCACATAGAAGAATCATTGTGGGAGGAAATGAGTTGGTCCATTGACCTTTTGGTGGACAACATGGACTTAAATAAGGACATTTGG ATCCTAGAGGGAAAACACATTTGCTTATATGGAGGAGATGATGTGAAATGGATTAAGAAGTTTATCAAGACTGCAAAAGTTGTTGCTAACACAGCAAGGGTTGATTTAAAGTTTCTTTATGTGGGGAAAAGCAAACTTAAGAAGAAATTGGTAAAAGTTATTGACATTATTCGAAAGGAAACTTTCAGCAACTCACTTGATTGGAAcattatatggtatttttggGTACGGTTGGAGAGCATGCTGTACTCCAAAAAACTACACCAGAGAGGGAATTGGGACTCTATATTGCAGGGGATTATTACGTTGTTGAGGTTTGACTCTGAACACAAAAATTGGGCCATAATAAGTAGTGAATCTGGTGAGATGGTTATGGCTGATGGGCAACGTATGCTCATGGGGTTGCGTGAGCTTTTGAAGATGAAATCAAGAGATAAAATTAAAGGCTGCTTTGTCCCTGCTCTGAATGAGTACATCAACAATACTTGTTCTGCTCCTTCTGCAGCCTTAGATATATTTGCTATCACAA tgTCAAAAAAAGACTATGAAGTATTTAATGTTGTTGAATGCATTTTGGAAACATCAAACCTGCATGACTCAAAGTATAGGAGTGTTTTATTCAACTTCAACTACACTCATAAAGCAATATTCAACGATTTATACAGCAAGAAACGG ATTTCCAACTATAACTTGAGAAGGAAGGTTGTAGTGTTGTTCATTACAGATTTAGACCCTGAGCTCCCACTTGGATTTGAATATGCAATTTTGAAGAGAATATACCATGAAAAGTGCAACAACCCAACCAAGACTGAGAGTCAATTCGATTTAGTTTGGGTACCAATTATGGATCATTGGGCTAGTGAGGATGGTAAGACTTTTGAAAGCCTTAGAGAACACATGGAATGGTATTCAGTGCACCATCCTTTGATGGTGCCTCTCAAAGTAATAAGGTACATAAAAGAAAAGTGGAACTTTACCAAGAAGCCTCTGATTGTGGTGATGGATACACAAGGCAAAATTGTGCACAGAAATCCTATCCATGCAATGTGTATTTGGGGTACCCAAGCATTTCCTTTTAGTACCGATCAAGAGACATTGATGTGGAAGAATACAAAATGGTCAGTCGACCTTTTAATGGACAACCTTGAGCCAGATATGCTTAATTGG GTGCAAGAGAATAAGCATGTGTGCTTGTATGGAAGTGAAGACATAGATTGGATCAGAAATTTCACAACGGTGGCAAAAAATGTTGCAAGAGAAGCTAACATTACCTTAGAGTTAATTTACGTTGGATGGAGCAACCCTTCTGATAAGGAGAAAGTTAAGAATGTTATAGATATAATTGTACAAGAGAACCTAAGCAGAACACTTGAGTGGGACAACATGTGGTACTTCTGGATGCGACTTGAGAGCATGTCCAAATCTATAAAACAACATCTTAAGCCCAAGAATATGATGAATGACCCTGTAATCAAAGGGATCGATGCAATGCGTGGCTATGGCTGGGGGGCAGTGATCGGCATGGGACTTAGCAAGATGGTCATAAGCAGTAATTTTTGCATGCTCAATGCCTTAGTCTCATATGATAAGTGGAAATCAAGGAAGGACGTGATCGGGTTTGTGCCTGCATTAGAGGAGTACATCAATTCGTGGTTCAGGACTTTTG AATACATGAGTGATGACCAACATCATGTTTTGAGGATGCATGATGATGCATACGATTTGGATCGGCTTAGGCGTTATTTTGTGCTTTTGGAACAGTCCCTAATAGAGCACG TATTGGAGATGATTGAACGCAAGTACTCAAACAACGTCCCCGATAACCTGAAGTCATTGTATACTTtgttctccttcttcttcaagtatgGCAAGCCTCAACTCTACGATGGTTCCACCAAGACAAGG TATGATGACTTGGAAAAGCTGAAGGGGAAAGTTGTAGCTTTATTCATTACTGATGTAGATGTTGAACTCACAAACAGAGATGAATACTTACTCATGTGTCAGATGTACTTAGAAAAGAAGCAGTGTAACAATAAGTACGAGGTAGTTTGGGCCCCAATCAAAATATTCTGGGACAACGATCTAGTTAAATTGTTTATGACCATGAGAGAGAAAATGGAGTGTTACACGATCTACAATAGTGTGGCGCTTTCTCCTGCCATAATCAGCTCCATCATAAAGAAATGGAAGTTCAATATTGAGAAGCCTATGGTGTTGGTTTTAGATGAGAGAGGTCAATATGTGCATTACAATGCCCTTTACATGATGGGCATATGGGGCATTAGAGCCTACCCTTTCTCATATGTTAGAGAAGAAGAATTGTGGGAGCAAAACAATTGCTGGAACTTCAACTTTATCCTTCACCGCCTCCACCCAGACATCACTAATTGG ATGGTAGAGAAGAGATACATATGCTTGTACGGAGGAGATGATATTGGGTGGATACGAAAATTCACTAGGGCCGCAAAAGAAGTAGCTCGCCGATCCCACATCCCCTTGGAGTTGCTTTACGTGGGAACAAGAAGTAAGGATCCTCTGGCAAATGAGAAAGCTAGGCTTAACATTATCGATATGGTTTCTAACGAGAACTTGAGCGTATCACTTGATATTAAGCTTATGAGACAATTTTGGATGAGGATTGAGAGCATGAATTACTCCAAGGAACAGCTTATGGCAGAGGACCTCATGTCCGAGAGGATTTTTGAAATGTTTCACTATGGATCTAATGAGAAAGGTTGGGCCTTGATTAGCAGAGGTGAATATGATGATGTGGTCATGGGTAATGGGGATCACATGTTCTTGGTTTTTGTCGAACATCTTAGGTGGATACTAAGGGAGAAGAGGTTGGGATTCCTTCCAGCTCTTGATGTTTACCTCCGAAAGATACAACATGATGATATGACACAACAAATCACCATAAGTTTCCCTCCCAATTTCTACATTTCCAAATTGGTGTGCTTTGTATGTGGTCGTGTAATGTCCAAGTACATTATGCTCGTTCACTCTAGTGATGGAGAATGA